A genomic segment from Melanotaenia boesemani isolate fMelBoe1 chromosome 9, fMelBoe1.pri, whole genome shotgun sequence encodes:
- the LOC121646600 gene encoding uncharacterized protein LOC121646600, with protein sequence MSRDLRRGEEVNTLKDKDFCDIEDIVKLMALVKLVTTSMCKDKRPTLSMISPVRAKLKKNFEASHEDSVVIREMKQAFRNDLEKRYTSLDDLFNTAAALDPRFKSRPFLTDHDAERTHTSITAEATSLHNKALATGDPVQRGPLQTNPCQTEPALSDLDISIDVPNTQDEPEDDGTPVKKKKMSALDQLLGKDFEVRMAATSVRDKASEEVKRYRERDPLPLEKTHYRGGKSSKTCHCCHLSLKDTSASRPPVWHLNGCSVLPEILFPQSAVYSNMSMWIS encoded by the exons ATGTCCAGGGATCTCAGAAGAGGAGAAGAGGTTAACACTCTTAAGGACAAAGACTTCTGTGATATTGAAGACATTGTCAAGCTAATGGCGTTGGTCAAACTTGTTACCACCAGCATGTGTAAAGATAAGCGGCCCACACTCTCAATGATTTCCCCTGTCAGAGCGAAGCTTAAAAAGAACTTTGAAGCATCACATGAAGACTCAGTGGTAATCAGAGAGATGAAACAAGCATTCAGAAATGACTTGGAGAAGCGCTACACCAGCCTAGATGATCTCTTcaacactgcagcagctctggACCCCCGCTTCAAGTCTCGTCCCTTCCTGACGGACCATGATGCTGAGCGGACGCACACAAGCATAACAGCAGAAGCTACATCCCTGCATAACAAG gcaTTAGCAACAGGGGATCCAGTCCAGAGAGGCCCACTACAGACAAATCCATGTCAGACTGAACCTGCCCTTAGCGATCTGGACATCAGCATTGATGTACCCAACACCCAAGATGAGCCAGaag atGATGGCACTCCtgtcaaaaagaagaaaatgtcagCGTTGGACCAGCTGTTGGGAAAAGACTTTGAAGTGAGGATGGCAGCTACATCTGTAAGAGACAAGGCCAGTGAAGAAGTCAAGAGGTACAGAGAGCGTGATCCATTGCCCTTAGAAAAAACCCACTACAGAGGTGGAAAAAGCAGCAAGACTTGCCACTGCTGTCATCTCTCGCTAAAAGATACCTCTGCATCCCGGCCACCAGTGTGGCATCTGAACGGGTGTTCAGTACTGCCGGAGATATTGTTTCCACAAAGCGCAGTCTACTCAAACATGAGCATGTGGATCAGTTGA